One stretch of Nocardia mangyaensis DNA includes these proteins:
- the secY gene encoding preprotein translocase subunit SecY: protein MLSAFVSAFRTPDLRRKILFTLGLIALYRLGAALPSPGVDYRAVQDCVQLVSGGENAGIYQLINLFSGGALLQLSVFAIGIMPYITASIIIQLLTVVIPRFEELRKEGQAGQTKMTQYTRYLSIALAVLQATGLVALAARGQLLQGCQQDILADTSIFGMVIIVLVMTAGAALVMWFGEQITERGVGNGMSLLIFAGIAARIPLDGKQILDTRGGMVFSLVCVGVLAIIIAVIFVEQGQRRIPVQYAKRVVGRKMYGGSSTYLPLKVNQAGVIPVIFASSLLYLPNLIAQLTGSSTATEPSWWQEIIQKYLVNPSNPVYIAIYFGLIVFFTYFYVAITFNPEERADEMKKFGGFIPGYRPGKPTADYLNYVLSRITLPGSLYLGAVAVLPNVFLDMGNSGAVANMPFGGTAVLIMVSVGLDTVKQIESQLMNRNYEGFLK from the coding sequence GTGCTTTCCGCCTTCGTATCGGCCTTCCGGACTCCGGACTTACGGCGGAAGATTCTCTTCACGCTGGGGTTGATCGCGCTGTACCGGTTGGGTGCCGCGCTGCCGTCCCCCGGCGTCGATTACCGCGCGGTCCAAGACTGCGTGCAGCTGGTCTCCGGTGGTGAGAACGCCGGTATCTACCAGCTCATCAATCTCTTCTCCGGTGGTGCGCTGCTGCAGCTGTCGGTGTTCGCGATCGGCATCATGCCGTACATCACCGCGAGCATCATCATCCAGCTGCTGACCGTCGTCATCCCGCGCTTCGAGGAGCTGCGCAAGGAAGGCCAAGCAGGCCAGACCAAGATGACGCAGTACACCCGGTACCTGTCGATCGCGCTCGCGGTCCTGCAGGCCACCGGACTCGTCGCGCTGGCCGCGCGTGGTCAGCTGCTGCAGGGCTGCCAACAGGACATTCTCGCCGACACCAGCATCTTCGGCATGGTCATCATCGTCCTGGTGATGACCGCCGGTGCCGCGCTGGTCATGTGGTTCGGCGAGCAGATCACCGAGCGCGGTGTCGGCAACGGCATGTCGCTGCTCATCTTCGCCGGTATCGCCGCCCGCATCCCGCTCGACGGCAAGCAGATCCTCGACACCCGCGGCGGCATGGTCTTCAGCCTCGTGTGTGTCGGTGTGCTGGCCATCATCATCGCGGTGATCTTCGTCGAGCAGGGTCAGCGCCGGATTCCGGTGCAATACGCCAAGCGGGTGGTGGGCCGCAAGATGTACGGCGGCTCGTCGACCTACCTGCCGCTGAAGGTCAACCAGGCCGGCGTCATCCCGGTGATCTTCGCGTCCTCGCTGCTCTATCTGCCCAACCTGATCGCGCAGTTGACCGGGTCCAGCACGGCGACGGAGCCGAGTTGGTGGCAGGAGATCATCCAGAAGTACCTGGTGAACCCCTCCAACCCGGTCTATATCGCCATCTACTTCGGTCTGATCGTTTTCTTCACCTACTTCTACGTCGCGATCACCTTCAACCCGGAGGAACGCGCGGATGAGATGAAGAAGTTCGGCGGCTTCATTCCGGGCTACCGTCCCGGCAAGCCGACCGCCGACTATCTCAACTACGTACTGAGCCGCATCACCCTGCCCGGCTCGCTCTACCTCGGCGCGGTCGCCGTGCTCCCGAACGTGTTCCTCGACATGGGTAATTCGGGTGCGGTGGCGAACATGCCATTCGGCGGTACCGCGGTGCTCATCATGGTCAGCGTCGGTCTCGACACGGTCAAGCAGATCGAGAGCCAGCTGATGAATCGAAATTACGAAGGGTTCCTCAAGTGA
- a CDS encoding adenylate kinase codes for MRVVLLGPPGAGKGTQAVLLSEKLGVPHISTGDLFRANISQQTALGREAQKYMDAGDLVPSDVTNRMVEARVAEPDAANGFVLDGYPRTVDQADALKKILEHNGTALDAVLCFVVAEDTVVERMLARGRADDTEDVIRNRLRVYREETEPLLEYYDGLVVTVDGIGEVDEVNARALSALGQ; via the coding sequence GTGAGAGTTGTTCTGCTCGGTCCGCCGGGTGCCGGCAAAGGTACTCAGGCCGTCCTGCTGTCGGAGAAGCTGGGCGTTCCGCACATCTCCACCGGAGACCTCTTCCGCGCGAACATCAGCCAGCAGACCGCGCTGGGCCGCGAGGCGCAGAAGTACATGGACGCCGGCGACCTCGTGCCGAGCGATGTCACCAACCGCATGGTCGAGGCCCGCGTGGCCGAGCCCGACGCGGCCAACGGCTTCGTGCTCGACGGCTACCCGCGCACGGTCGATCAGGCCGACGCGCTGAAGAAGATCCTCGAGCACAACGGCACCGCGCTCGACGCCGTGCTGTGCTTCGTGGTCGCCGAGGACACGGTGGTCGAGCGCATGCTCGCCCGTGGGCGCGCCGACGACACCGAGGACGTCATCCGCAACCGGCTGCGGGTCTACCGTGAGGAGACCGAGCCGCTGCTCGAGTACTACGACGGACTCGTCGTGACCGTCGACGGCATCGGCGAGGTCGACGAAGTCAACGCGCGGGCGCTCAGCGCCCTCGGTCAGTAA
- the map gene encoding type I methionyl aminopeptidase has product MVFHRKKKVVPFRTAGELDAMAAAGAIVGRTLVAVRAAAKPGVSTLELDEVAEQTIRDAGAVPSFKGYHGFPGSICSSVNDRVVHGIPSAKEILTEGDLVSIDCGAILDGWHGDSAWTFGVGNIIEADALLSEATKLSMEAGIAAMLPDNRLTDVSHAIELGTRAAEAAHGRAYGIVDGYGGHAIGREMHMDPFLPNEGAPGKGPRLVVGSVLAIEPMLTLGTTETTTLDDDWTVVTTDGTRAAHWEHSVAVTEDGPRILTLRPE; this is encoded by the coding sequence ATGGTCTTCCACCGTAAGAAGAAGGTCGTGCCGTTCCGGACGGCGGGCGAACTGGACGCCATGGCGGCGGCCGGGGCGATCGTCGGCCGGACGCTCGTGGCCGTGCGCGCCGCGGCCAAGCCCGGCGTGTCCACGCTGGAGCTCGACGAGGTGGCCGAGCAGACGATCCGGGATGCGGGCGCCGTCCCGTCGTTCAAGGGTTATCACGGCTTCCCCGGCTCGATCTGTTCTTCGGTGAACGACCGGGTGGTCCACGGGATCCCCTCGGCGAAAGAGATCCTCACCGAGGGAGATCTGGTCTCGATCGACTGTGGCGCCATCCTCGACGGCTGGCACGGTGATTCGGCGTGGACGTTCGGCGTCGGCAACATCATCGAGGCCGATGCGCTGCTGAGCGAGGCGACCAAGTTGTCGATGGAGGCCGGTATCGCGGCGATGCTGCCCGACAACCGCCTCACCGATGTCTCGCACGCCATCGAACTGGGCACCCGTGCCGCCGAGGCCGCACACGGTCGTGCCTACGGCATCGTCGATGGTTACGGCGGGCACGCCATCGGCCGCGAGATGCACATGGACCCGTTCCTGCCGAACGAAGGCGCTCCCGGTAAGGGCCCGCGCCTGGTGGTCGGTTCGGTGCTGGCGATCGAGCCGATGCTCACCCTCGGCACCACCGAGACCACGACTCTCGACGACGACTGGACCGTCGTCACCACCGACGGCACTCGTGCCGCGCACTGGGAGCACAGCGTCGCCGTCACCGAAGACGGTCCGCGCATCCTCACCTTGCGCCCGGAGTAG
- the dtd gene encoding D-aminoacyl-tRNA deacylase — protein sequence MRVLLQRVTSAQVSVDDEVVGRIDPAQVGSPHGLLALVGATHTDTETTAKALADKTWRLRILDGERCAADLNAPILVVSQFTLYANTAKGRRPSWNAAAPGTVAEPLVDAYAAALRELGATVATGRFGAHMQITLTNDGPVTILLEG from the coding sequence GTGCGAGTACTGCTGCAGCGGGTGACCAGCGCCCAGGTGAGTGTGGACGACGAGGTGGTCGGCCGGATCGACCCGGCGCAGGTGGGTAGTCCGCACGGTCTGCTCGCCCTCGTCGGCGCGACCCACACCGACACCGAGACGACCGCGAAAGCATTGGCCGACAAGACCTGGCGACTGCGCATCCTCGACGGCGAACGCTGCGCCGCGGATCTGAACGCCCCCATCCTGGTCGTCAGCCAGTTCACCCTCTACGCCAATACGGCGAAGGGCCGCCGCCCATCCTGGAACGCCGCCGCGCCCGGCACTGTCGCCGAACCTCTGGTCGACGCCTACGCCGCCGCGCTCCGCGAACTCGGCGCGACGGTGGCCACCGGCCGATTCGGCGCCCACATGCAGATCACCCTGACGAACGACGGCCCGGTCACCATCCTGTTGGAAGGCTGA
- a CDS encoding YbaB/EbfC family nucleoid-associated protein: MSASNDFPIPDLAAVMDDYRAQMSQLNEVQQQRDQLTAKVTVRKCVTVTVNADGQVIETAFASRVEDLSYSEIAKAVTEAAQQAAAEVMRKSMELLAPLYENNAQLPKLSDFLPEIDEAGMAPGSASWGTALNGDVVDGSDAGTRPGRSGGVTDSSW, from the coding sequence GTGAGCGCGAGCAACGATTTTCCGATCCCGGACCTCGCGGCGGTCATGGACGACTACCGCGCGCAGATGTCCCAGCTCAACGAGGTCCAACAGCAGCGCGATCAGCTGACGGCGAAGGTCACCGTGCGCAAATGTGTCACCGTCACCGTCAATGCCGACGGGCAGGTGATCGAGACCGCGTTCGCCTCGCGAGTCGAGGATCTGAGCTACTCCGAGATCGCCAAGGCGGTCACCGAGGCCGCGCAGCAGGCCGCCGCGGAGGTCATGCGCAAGTCGATGGAACTCCTGGCGCCCCTGTACGAGAACAATGCCCAGCTGCCGAAGCTGTCCGACTTCCTTCCCGAGATCGACGAAGCGGGGATGGCTCCGGGCTCGGCGTCCTGGGGGACCGCGCTGAACGGCGACGTCGTCGATGGCAGCGATGCGGGTACCCGACCCGGCAGGAGTGGAGGGGTCACCGACTCGAGCTGGTGA